The window CGCGGCGGCCCGCGGCCACCATCGCGAGGCGTTGCCCGAATTCGCCGCCGCGCGCCGGGTCCAGGCCGACATGGCGGGCGAGCACGCACTGAGCGCCCGGGTCACCGCGTGGCTGATCGCCACGCAGGCCCGTGGTGGGCTGATCGAAGAGGCGAAGGCGACCCTCGAGCACGCCGCGGGCGACGAGCTCGGCACCGCGGCGGCGGTCGTCCGGCTCGCCGAGGGCGATCCGGCCGGCGCTCGCGAGGAGTTGCGCACGGTTCCCGAGACCGCGTCCGTGCCGACCCGGATCGAGGCCCGGCTCGTGGCGGCGCTCGCCGGCTGGGAGCTGGGCGACAAGCGAGCGGCCGGAGCCCTGGTCGAAGACGCCTTGAACCTCGCGGAGCAGGACCGGCTGATCCTGCCGTTCGCGATGACCGGAGCAGGGGAACTGCTCGAGTCCCTGCGGGAGACGTCGCACGCCGCGCTCGTCGCCGACATCCTCGACGTCGTCCGCGGCGGCGCGCCCGCGAACCCGCTTCCCGCCGCAAAACTCAGTCCGAGCGAGCTACGGGTGCTGCGCTACCTGCCGACCAACCTCACCCGGCCCGAGATCGCCGGGC of the Amycolatopsis sp. NBC_01488 genome contains:
- a CDS encoding LuxR C-terminal-related transcriptional regulator, coding for MIAPAAATLAGIFAGTGEFDRGEQWLARAQRLTRTEGEPGTRLLVHLVAGLLAAARGHHREALPEFAAARRVQADMAGEHALSARVTAWLIATQARGGLIEEAKATLEHAAGDELGTAAAVVRLAEGDPAGAREELRTVPETASVPTRIEARLVAALAGWELGDKRAAGALVEDALNLAEQDRLILPFAMTGAGELLESLRETSHAALVADILDVVRGGAPANPLPAAKLSPSELRVLRYLPTNLTRPEIAGQLSVSLNTVNTHIRHIYAKLGATDRTAAVRRGRELRLLASGRA